The Apodemus sylvaticus chromosome 5, mApoSyl1.1, whole genome shotgun sequence genome has a segment encoding these proteins:
- the LOC127684321 gene encoding olfactory receptor 5D16-like produces the protein MILTDINLTSVVTFTLLGFSDYPELQIPLFLLFLAIYSFSVVGNLGMIMIIKINPKLHTPMYFFLSHLSFADFCYSSIIAPKMLVNLVAEDKTISFSGCIMQFFFFCTFVVTELILFAVMAYDRFVAVCNPLLYTVVMSQRLCALLVLGSYTWGVVCSLTLTCSALNLYFRGFNTINHFFCELSSLIALACSDSHLTQILLFIVATFNEISTLLIILTSYLFIIVTALQMHSSSGHRKVFSTCASHMTAITIFHGTILFLYCVPNSKNSRHTVKVASLFYTVVIPMLNPLIYSLRNRDVKDTVSKIMNVRSFSR, from the coding sequence ATGATTCTAACAGACATAAATCTAACTTCTGTGGTCACATTCACTCTCTTGGGCTTCTCAGATTACCCTGAACTGCAGATTCCTCTATTCTTGTTGTTTTTGGCAATCTACAGCTTCAGTGTGGTAGGGAACCTAGGGATGATTATGATAATCAAGATTAACCCCAAGctgcacacccccatgtacttcttcctcagccacCTCTCCTTTGCAGATTTCTGCTATTCCTCCATCATTGCTCCCAAGATGCTGGTGAACCTTGTTGCAGAAGACAAGACCATTTCATTTTCAGGATGTATAAtgcagttctttttcttttgcacaTTTGTAGTGACTGAACTAATTCTATTTGCTGTGATGGCTTATGATCGCTTTGTGGCTGTCTGTAACCCCCTACTGTACACAGTTGTCATGTCACAGAGGCTCTGTGCACTGCTAGTGCTTGGGTCATATACATGGGGGGTGGTGTGCTCACTGACACTTACCTGTTCtgctttaaatttatattttcggGGTTTCAACACAATTAATCACTTCTTCTGTGAACTGTCATCCCTAATAGCCCTCGCTTGCTCTGATTCTCACCTCACCCAGATACTGCTTTTTATTGTTGCCACTTTCAATGAGATAAGCACACTGCTCATCATTCTTACATCATATTTGTTCATTATTGTCACTGCCCTGCAAATGCATTCATCTAGTGGGCACCGCAAAGTCTTCTCTACCTGTGCTTCCCACATGACAGCCATCACCATCTTCCATGGAACCATATTGTTCCTCTACTGTGTGCCCAATTCCAAGAACTCCAGGCACACTGTCAAAGTGGCTTCTTTGTTTTACACAGTGGTGATCCCCATGCTGAACCCCTTGATCTACAGTCTAAGAAATAGAGATGTCAAAGACACAGTCAGTAAAATAATGAATGTAAGATCTTTTTCTCGGTGA